From the genome of Malus domestica chromosome 04, GDT2T_hap1, one region includes:
- the LOC103427643 gene encoding non-specific lipid-transfer protein 3-like, translating into MASSGQLLKLACLVVVMFCMVAGAPKAEAAVTCGQVVNSLVPCLSYVTNGGALNPACCNGVKTLYNLAQTTPDRQNVCNCLKQAINGIPYTNTNAGLAAGLPARCGVNIPYKISPSTDCKSVK; encoded by the exons ATGGCTAGCTCTGGACAGCTCCTTAAGCTTGCATGCTTGGTGGTGGTGATGTTCTGCATGGTGGCTGGTGCCCCCAAAGCCGAGGCAGCTGTGACATGCGGTCAGGTGGTGAACAGCCTGGTTCCATGCCTTAGCTACGTGACGAACGGCGGGGCACTGAACCCCGCTTGCTGCAACGGGGTGAAGACCCTCTACAACCTGGCTCAAACCACCCCTGACCGCCAGAACGTCTGCAACTgcttgaagcaagcaatcaaTGGAATACCTTACACCAATACCAACGCTGGCCTTGCTGCTGGCCTTCCTGCCAGGTGTGGTGTCAACattccgtacaagatcagcccCTCTACTGACTGCAAAAG TGTGAAGTGA